ATCCTCTTCGACGAAAAAGAGGCCTACACCTACAACCGCATGGTCAACAACCTCTCCGGCTTCCAGGAAATCAAGATGATGCGCAAGTCGATGGAATCGCTCGACGAACAAACCATCGCCGACACCTTTGGCATGAAAAACATCCGCTACCGCCTGGCCCCCAAACTCGTCGAACAGCTCCATCCCAAGGTCGCCCAGGCATTCGAGCAGGAACTCATCGGAAAAACCACCGCCTACGAACTCGGCGCCGTCCTGCCCGAACATCAGCCCGAGCTGCTCAAGACCATGCGGAGGGTTGACGACTTTTCCCCTACCTTCGTCCGCGCCCTCGTGCTCCAAACCCCGCAGGAAAAGCGAAACCCCGAGCGTCAAACCCGCTCAAAACCAAAGGCCGACGCCAAGAAAAAGCGACAAGCCCTCACCGACCGGCTCCAGGAAGCCGAAGAACAGTACGACTTCTATACCAAGCTCTTCCGCACCTACACCGCCGACCTGCTAAAAATGACCCTCTACGTCCGCAAGGTCATCACCACCCCCGAAATCCGTGAGTATTTAGAGCAACACCATTCATCTGCACTTGGCGAAATGACATCCATTGTGATGGAAGCCCGTTGATCCACCCGTAAGTTACATCTCTGAAATTGGCCCATTCTCTGTTAATAATCCCACAAACCTTTAGCAAGGTCTTTTCAGAGAATCCTCCATTTATAAAGGAATGGCCCTTAATATGCTTTATCGATTTTCATGTTTTGAAGAATGGGGGCTTGGTGGGTGTGTATATCTGGGGTGCTATGACGGATAGGTACGGGCGTTTTAACATTAAAGCAGGCGCGAAATGTCTTCTGGGGCTTTTCTTGCTGGTTGGTTTTTTCAACGTTCATTCCGC
This DNA window, taken from Pontiella desulfatans, encodes the following:
- a CDS encoding ParB/RepB/Spo0J family partition protein, which encodes MSESFQVNGIDLPADVLKPLNARDNINTEKHRGYAKIRSTIANLALIEPFCVYRDGDEFFVLDGYLRLLACRELGYDVVPCILFDEKEAYTYNRMVNNLSGFQEIKMMRKSMESLDEQTIADTFGMKNIRYRLAPKLVEQLHPKVAQAFEQELIGKTTAYELGAVLPEHQPELLKTMRRVDDFSPTFVRALVLQTPQEKRNPERQTRSKPKADAKKKRQALTDRLQEAEEQYDFYTKLFRTYTADLLKMTLYVRKVITTPEIREYLEQHHSSALGEMTSIVMEAR